Proteins encoded by one window of Sphaerodactylus townsendi isolate TG3544 linkage group LG04, MPM_Stown_v2.3, whole genome shotgun sequence:
- the CHST7 gene encoding carbohydrate sulfotransferase 7 yields the protein MKSRRRWRWRGQHRRCALGLALYTLLLLLVVSYMLDYGARRGRAGEEESPPPPPRRCPSLQEALGEWSWDEEQPPAGEGSQGAAGPGGNGTGSQEAAAAVAPGSRAGGKRHVYLHATWRTGSSFVGELFNQHPDVFYLYEPMWHLWQALYPGDALSLQGALRDMVRSLFRCDFSVLRLYAAPPAPRDPLAPFPLSAGAKSRNLSTASIFGWRTNKVICSAPLCPDAPRARQEVGLIDGAACERSCPPRALRDLEAECRKYPVVVIKDVRLLELGALLPLLRDPDLDLRVVQLFRDPRAVHNSRLKAKQALLRESIQVLRSRNRAEPRGLPRPQLLPPLAAGGGGGIRAHQQHRAEFFLGGALEVICQAWLRDLLFSRRAPAWLRARYTQLRYEDLVREPRAQLRRLLRFADLAAPPALESFVLNMTRGAAYSSERPFLISARDAREAIHAWRERLSREQVRQVEDACGEAMTLLAYPLDGADRRQEDARGRPSAPPHPG from the exons ATGAAGAGCcggcggcggtggcggtggcgcGGGCAGCACCGGCGCTGCGCCCTGGGCTTGGCGCTCTacacgctgctgctgctgctggtggtctcCTACATGCTGGACTACGGAGCCAGGAGGGGGCGCGCGGGCGAGGAggagtcgccgccgccgccgccccggcGCTGCCCCAGCCTCCAGGAGGCGCTCGGCGAGTGGAGCTGGGACGAGGAGCAGCCGCCTGCAGGGGAAGGCTCCCAGGGCGCGGCTGGGCCCGGGGGGAACGGGACGGGGagccaggaagctgctgctgccGTCGCCCCGGGAAGCCGAGCTGGCGGGAAGCGGCACGTCTACTTGCACGCCACTTGGCGCACGGGCTCGTCTTTCGTGGGCGAGCTCTTCAACCAGCACCCGGACGTCTTCTACTTGTACGAGCCCATGTGGCACCTGTGGCAGGCGCTCTACCCGGGCGACGCGCTCAGCCTGCAGGGCGCCCTGCGAGACATGGTGCGCTCGCTCTTCCGCTGCGACTTCTCCGTGCTGCGCCTTTACGCGGCGCCTCCCGCGCCCCGCGACCCGCTCGCGCCCTTCCCGCTCTCCGCCGGGGCCAAGTCGCGAAACCTGAGCACGGCCAGCATCTTCGGCTGGCGGACCAACAAGGTGATCTGCTCGGCCCCGCTATGCCCGGACGCGCCCCGCGCCCGGCAAGAGGTGGGCCTCATCGACGGCGCCGCCTGCGAGCGGAGCTGTCCGCCGCGGGCGCTGCGGGACCTGGAGGCCGAATGCCGCAAGTACCCGGTGGTTGTGATCAAGGACGTGAGGCTGCTGGAGCTGGGCgcgctgctgcctctgctgcgGGACCCGGACTTGGACTTGCGGGTGGTCCAGCTCTTCCGCGACCCCCGTGCGGTCCACAATTCCCGCCTCAAGGCCAAGCAGGCGCTGTTGCGGGAGAGCATCCAGGTGCTGCGGAGCAGGAACCGCGCCGAGCCCCGGGGACTCCCCCGACCGCAGCTCCTGCCGCCCCTGgcagccggcggcggcggcggcatccGAGCTCACCAGCAGCACCGAGCCGAGTTCTTCCTGGGCGGCGCGCTGGAGGTCATCTGCCAGGCCTGGCTGCGCGACCTGCTCTTCTCCCGCCGCGCCCCGGCCTGGCTGCGCGCCCGCTACACCCAGTTGCGCTACGAGGACCTGGTGCGGGAGCCGCGCGCCCAGCTGCGCCGCCTGTTGCGCTTCGCCGACCTGGCGGCGCCGCCCGCGCTGGAGAGCTTCGTGCTCAACATGACCCGCGGCGCCGCCTATTCCTCCGAGCGGCCCTTCCTCATCTCCGCCCGCGACGCGCGGGAAGCCATCCACGCCTGGCGGGAGCGCCTGAGCCGCGAGCAGGTCCGCCAGGTGGAGGACGCCTGCGGAGAGGCCATGACCCTCCTCGCCTACCCGCTCGACGGCGCCGACCGGCGGCAGGAGGACGCCAGGGGGCGCCCGAGTGCTCCTCCTCACCCAG GCTAA